From the genome of Hymenobacter cellulosilyticus, one region includes:
- a CDS encoding SDR family oxidoreductase, producing MRVFLTGATGFIGSAIVQELIGAGHQVLGLARSEAAAQALVAAGATAHPGSLDDLDSLRRGAAATDGVIHTAFVHDFSDYAGAGAMDFRAVEAIGAALAGSNRPFVITSGTALLPPNRLATEQDAADPASAGAPRVPSEEAVLALAAQGVRSAVIRLPPSVHGPGDHGFVPALIRVAREQGVSAYIGDGLNRWPAVHRLDAARLFRLALEKGVAGSRYHGVAEEGIPIRELAGVIGRRLNLPVVAKTPEEAAAHFGWLAYFLELNSPASSLLTQQQLGWQPREADLLTDLAQGDYFQA from the coding sequence ATGCGTGTTTTCTTAACCGGCGCTACGGGCTTCATCGGCTCGGCCATTGTTCAGGAATTAATAGGTGCCGGCCATCAGGTGCTGGGCCTGGCCCGCTCCGAGGCCGCCGCTCAGGCCCTGGTGGCCGCCGGCGCTACGGCCCACCCCGGCTCCCTCGACGACCTGGATAGCCTCCGGCGCGGGGCTGCCGCCACCGACGGGGTGATTCACACGGCTTTCGTGCACGACTTTTCCGACTACGCCGGGGCCGGAGCCATGGATTTTCGGGCCGTTGAGGCCATTGGAGCCGCTCTGGCGGGTTCAAACCGGCCCTTTGTCATCACCTCCGGCACGGCGCTGCTTCCTCCCAACCGCCTGGCTACCGAGCAGGATGCCGCCGACCCTGCCTCCGCCGGAGCGCCGCGCGTGCCCTCAGAAGAAGCCGTGCTGGCCCTGGCCGCCCAGGGCGTACGCTCGGCCGTAATACGCCTGCCCCCATCGGTGCACGGCCCCGGCGACCATGGCTTCGTGCCGGCCCTCATCCGGGTTGCCCGGGAGCAAGGCGTGTCGGCCTACATCGGCGACGGGCTCAACCGCTGGCCCGCCGTGCATCGGCTCGATGCGGCCCGGCTTTTCCGGCTGGCGCTGGAAAAGGGGGTGGCAGGTTCCCGGTATCATGGGGTTGCGGAAGAAGGCATTCCAATCCGCGAATTGGCCGGGGTAATCGGGCGCCGTCTGAACCTACCGGTAGTAGCCAAAACTCCCGAAGAAGCCGCTGCCCACTTTGGCTGGCTGGCGTATTTTCTGGAACTCAACAGTCCGGCCTCCAGCCTGCTCACCCAGCAGCAGCTCGGCTGGCAACCCCGTGAGGCCGACCTGTTGACGGACCTTGCACAGGGAGACTATTTCCAGGCCTAA